One Aethina tumida isolate Nest 87 chromosome 5, icAetTumi1.1, whole genome shotgun sequence genomic window carries:
- the LOC109602018 gene encoding protein melted isoform X2 yields MSAVIYCGTKKCNYPLCRVLPNIYEVSPDPFPGHVMALVSLLPQCDNQEKLALLNLFSLIAKDNPSLLEASVPQLCEYLSNSVTASPTLQIFLHMAEKKPALLADHVGAMKEAAEKHPHTVCLAAQVIGAIGKLSKDRAQDALNFVLEYLPKADKGSQSTLLREATLLCSSYPVLFTDKVLVGVRQRNHASTNQINTTQQQQIVSGGVTIVKVGGLHQNQQQGYTRRAKLGDSRSTGRLHTPSNTNTHRSMTRLNITSGSIGGLHKSMTRLSSSQQINTLTNHTSSNVIVTNTNKWTPSNHVSSGGVTVTTISPPKIQRPLSQGPLTLGNSHTQSPVCPLLLTPLHLRTSNSVTVSSGYTGPVSSGQVSVLTTGHSHMNNTQTIPVGSSLRNQTPPLTDSLSATNAGSGNVNISGPTTVIARRANNTTVTLINTNQNSTENQRMSVFEPYPMRDTIQHFCEKHLDKIKSYMDMVSLRMPSPAKCTIEEKRQKKSAKLHFACQSRGQHCLYSKTYFTMRTRNPKIWIHLMFISLQARHSHALSSRDAQVASLKHCWDILKCENKTFLTVVTSAFPCAKDQEILINELRSSGYFDVFQLCPRNPDDPVEGGLALKWGCFLCAHPERAVGFLRGDAQPVIEGQLKEKKGKWRLFRRWRTRYFTLSGAHLSCRGSSGGESIDVNQIRSVKVSRGARNIPKAFEIFTGNQTLILKPKDGKNAEEWVQCLNIVVAHSHAKELPGKSNSLPARGISSSRTVI; encoded by the exons ATGTCCGCCGTGATTTATTGTGGCacaaaaaaat GCAACTATCCTTTATGCCGGGTCCTACCGAACATTTACGAGGTGTCACCGGATCCGTTTCCTGGCCACGTGATGGCTCTGGTATCTCTGTTACCTCAGTGCGACAACCAGGAGAAACTAGCCCTGCTGAACCTCTTCTCCCTCATCGCCAAGGACAATCCATCA TTGCTGGAGGCCAGCGTGCCGCAGCTGTGCGAGTACCTCAGCAACTCGGTGACCGCGTCGCCGACCCTGCAAATCTTCCTGCACATGGCCGAGAAAAAGCCGGCCCTCCTGGCCGACCACGTGGGCGCCATGAAGGAGGCGGCCGAGAAGCATCCCCACACCGTGTGCCTGGCCGCCCAGGTGATCGGGGCCATCGGGAAGTTGAGTAAG GACAGGGCGCAAGATGCGTTGAACTTCGTCCTGGAGTACTTGCCTAAGGCTGATAAGGGGTCGCAGAGCACCTTGCTGAGGGAGGCCACCTTGTTGTGCAGCTCCTATCCCGTCCTCTTCACCGATAAGGTTTTGGTTGGGGTTAGGCAGAGGAATCACGCCAG CACAAATCAAATCAACACGACTCAACAGCAGCAAATTGTGTCTGGAGGTGTGACCATAGTGAAAGTTGGAGGGCTACACCAAAACCAACAGCAGGGCTACACCAGAAGGGCTAAACTGGGCGACTCCAGGAGCACGGGGAGGCTGCACACTCCCTCCAACACCAACACACACCGCAGCATGACCAGACTGAACATCACCA GTGGGTCCATTGGAGGGTTGCACAAAAGCATGACTAGATTGAGCTCTTCCCAGCAGATCAACACGTTGACTAACCACACTTCTAGCAACGTCATTGTGACCAACACCAACAAGTGGACACCAAGCAATCACGTTTCTAGTGGAGGAGTTACAGTCACCACCATATCACCTCCAAAAATACAACGTCCTTTAAGCCAAGGTCCTTTGACACTCGGCAACTCACATACCCAG TCGCCAGTTTGTCCGTTGCTGCTGACGCCTCTGCACTTAAGGACCAGCAACTCAGTGACGGTTAGCTCCGGTTACACAGGTCCTGTGTCGAGTGGGCAAGTGTCAGTTTTGACAACGGGCCACAGTCACATGAATAATACTCAAACGATTCCTGTGGGGTCGAGCTTACGCAACCAGACGCCTCCACTGACTGACAGTTTAAGTGCCACCAACGCCGGGAGTG GTAACGTCAACATAAGTGGCCCAACGACGGTGATAGCAAGACGGGCCAACAACACGACCGTAACACTCATCAACACCAACCAAAACTCCACGGAGAACCAAAGGATGAGCGTGTTTGAGCCGTACCCGATGCGTGACACCATCCAGCACTTCTGCGAGAAACACCTGGACAAAATAAAGTCGTACATGGACATGGTGTCGTTGAGGATGCCGTCCCCTGCTAAGTGTACCATCGAGGAGAAACGTCAGAAGAAGTCGGCCAAGCTGCATTTCGCCTGCCAGAGCAGGGGCCAGCACTGTTTGTATTCGAAGACTTATTTCACGATGAGGACCAGGAACCCCAAGATTTGGATACACCTCATGTTTATATCGTTGCAG GCGAGACATTCCCACGCGCTAAGTTCCCGGGACGCCCAAGTGGCCAGCCTGAAGCATTGTTGGGACATCCTGAAGTGCGAGAACAAAACGTTCCTGACGGTGGTGACGAGCGCCTTTCCCTGTGCAAAGGACCAGGAGATCCTCATAAACGAGCTCCGCTCATCGGGATACTTTGACGTCTTCCAATTGTGTCCGAGGAATCCGGACGATCCGGTCGAGGGTGGTTTGGCGCTGAAATGGGGATGTTTTCTTTGCGCACATCCCGAACGGGCGGTCGGTTTTCTCAgag GTGATGCACAGCCGGTTATAGAGGGACAATTAAAGGAGAAAAAGGGGAAGTGGCGGCTTTTCAGGAGGTGGCGGACAAGATATTTTACATTGTCAGGGGCACATTTGTCGTGTAGAGGCTCG AGCGGCGGCGAATCAATCGACGTGAACCAGATCCGTTCGGTGAAGGTGTCGAGGGGCGCGAGGAACATACCGAAGGCGTTCGAAATATTCACCGGCAACCAGACGTTGATCCTGAAGCCGAAGGACGGCAAGAATGCGGAGGAGTGGGTCCAGTGTTTGAACATCGTGGTGGCCCACTCCCATGCCAAGGAGCTGCCGGGCAAAAGCAATTCGTTACCCGCACGGGGTATCAGTTCTAGTCGAACAGTCATTTGA
- the LOC109602018 gene encoding protein melted isoform X1: protein MSAVDEKLNKKMHELFMQVLKNRDLSRAGDLFSLPDSVIVNDLTTVLKEITSIASLPGYSSCDNDQSVVEICITRVISCIRDTGTVEQHCDALVTLLESCLHHNLQVSARDEDPPHAKISSDIISCIFLNYGKKSVMERALPVAVKFLHKGNKELSRNMASYLSLAAMEHATLLTPHVQPIMDSIISGNYPLCRVLPNIYEVSPDPFPGHVMALVSLLPQCDNQEKLALLNLFSLIAKDNPSLLEASVPQLCEYLSNSVTASPTLQIFLHMAEKKPALLADHVGAMKEAAEKHPHTVCLAAQVIGAIGKLSKDRAQDALNFVLEYLPKADKGSQSTLLREATLLCSSYPVLFTDKVLVGVRQRNHASTNQINTTQQQQIVSGGVTIVKVGGLHQNQQQGYTRRAKLGDSRSTGRLHTPSNTNTHRSMTRLNITSGSIGGLHKSMTRLSSSQQINTLTNHTSSNVIVTNTNKWTPSNHVSSGGVTVTTISPPKIQRPLSQGPLTLGNSHTQSPVCPLLLTPLHLRTSNSVTVSSGYTGPVSSGQVSVLTTGHSHMNNTQTIPVGSSLRNQTPPLTDSLSATNAGSGNVNISGPTTVIARRANNTTVTLINTNQNSTENQRMSVFEPYPMRDTIQHFCEKHLDKIKSYMDMVSLRMPSPAKCTIEEKRQKKSAKLHFACQSRGQHCLYSKTYFTMRTRNPKIWIHLMFISLQARHSHALSSRDAQVASLKHCWDILKCENKTFLTVVTSAFPCAKDQEILINELRSSGYFDVFQLCPRNPDDPVEGGLALKWGCFLCAHPERAVGFLRGDAQPVIEGQLKEKKGKWRLFRRWRTRYFTLSGAHLSCRGSSGGESIDVNQIRSVKVSRGARNIPKAFEIFTGNQTLILKPKDGKNAEEWVQCLNIVVAHSHAKELPGKSNSLPARGISSSRTVI from the exons CTGAAGGAGATAACATCAATAGCATCACTGCCCGGATACTCGAGCTGCGACAACGACCAGAGCGTGGTGGAAATATGCATCACAAGAGTGATATCCTGCATCCGAGATACGGGAACGGTGGAGCAGCATTGCGACGCGTTGGTCACGTTGTTGGAGTCGTGTCTGCATCACAATTTGCAAGTGTCCGCCCGGGATGAGGATCCGCCCCACGCCAAAATTTCCAGCGACATTATCTCTTGCATTTTTCTG aattatggCAAGAAGTCGGTTATGGAACGTGCCCTGCCGGTGGCGGTAAAATTCCTGCACAAAGGAAACAAGGAGTTATCCCGGAATATGGCCTCTTATTTATCACTCGCAGCAATGGAACACGCCACCCTTTTAACACCCCACGTACAGCCCATCATGGATTCGATCATTTCCG GCAACTATCCTTTATGCCGGGTCCTACCGAACATTTACGAGGTGTCACCGGATCCGTTTCCTGGCCACGTGATGGCTCTGGTATCTCTGTTACCTCAGTGCGACAACCAGGAGAAACTAGCCCTGCTGAACCTCTTCTCCCTCATCGCCAAGGACAATCCATCA TTGCTGGAGGCCAGCGTGCCGCAGCTGTGCGAGTACCTCAGCAACTCGGTGACCGCGTCGCCGACCCTGCAAATCTTCCTGCACATGGCCGAGAAAAAGCCGGCCCTCCTGGCCGACCACGTGGGCGCCATGAAGGAGGCGGCCGAGAAGCATCCCCACACCGTGTGCCTGGCCGCCCAGGTGATCGGGGCCATCGGGAAGTTGAGTAAG GACAGGGCGCAAGATGCGTTGAACTTCGTCCTGGAGTACTTGCCTAAGGCTGATAAGGGGTCGCAGAGCACCTTGCTGAGGGAGGCCACCTTGTTGTGCAGCTCCTATCCCGTCCTCTTCACCGATAAGGTTTTGGTTGGGGTTAGGCAGAGGAATCACGCCAG CACAAATCAAATCAACACGACTCAACAGCAGCAAATTGTGTCTGGAGGTGTGACCATAGTGAAAGTTGGAGGGCTACACCAAAACCAACAGCAGGGCTACACCAGAAGGGCTAAACTGGGCGACTCCAGGAGCACGGGGAGGCTGCACACTCCCTCCAACACCAACACACACCGCAGCATGACCAGACTGAACATCACCA GTGGGTCCATTGGAGGGTTGCACAAAAGCATGACTAGATTGAGCTCTTCCCAGCAGATCAACACGTTGACTAACCACACTTCTAGCAACGTCATTGTGACCAACACCAACAAGTGGACACCAAGCAATCACGTTTCTAGTGGAGGAGTTACAGTCACCACCATATCACCTCCAAAAATACAACGTCCTTTAAGCCAAGGTCCTTTGACACTCGGCAACTCACATACCCAG TCGCCAGTTTGTCCGTTGCTGCTGACGCCTCTGCACTTAAGGACCAGCAACTCAGTGACGGTTAGCTCCGGTTACACAGGTCCTGTGTCGAGTGGGCAAGTGTCAGTTTTGACAACGGGCCACAGTCACATGAATAATACTCAAACGATTCCTGTGGGGTCGAGCTTACGCAACCAGACGCCTCCACTGACTGACAGTTTAAGTGCCACCAACGCCGGGAGTG GTAACGTCAACATAAGTGGCCCAACGACGGTGATAGCAAGACGGGCCAACAACACGACCGTAACACTCATCAACACCAACCAAAACTCCACGGAGAACCAAAGGATGAGCGTGTTTGAGCCGTACCCGATGCGTGACACCATCCAGCACTTCTGCGAGAAACACCTGGACAAAATAAAGTCGTACATGGACATGGTGTCGTTGAGGATGCCGTCCCCTGCTAAGTGTACCATCGAGGAGAAACGTCAGAAGAAGTCGGCCAAGCTGCATTTCGCCTGCCAGAGCAGGGGCCAGCACTGTTTGTATTCGAAGACTTATTTCACGATGAGGACCAGGAACCCCAAGATTTGGATACACCTCATGTTTATATCGTTGCAG GCGAGACATTCCCACGCGCTAAGTTCCCGGGACGCCCAAGTGGCCAGCCTGAAGCATTGTTGGGACATCCTGAAGTGCGAGAACAAAACGTTCCTGACGGTGGTGACGAGCGCCTTTCCCTGTGCAAAGGACCAGGAGATCCTCATAAACGAGCTCCGCTCATCGGGATACTTTGACGTCTTCCAATTGTGTCCGAGGAATCCGGACGATCCGGTCGAGGGTGGTTTGGCGCTGAAATGGGGATGTTTTCTTTGCGCACATCCCGAACGGGCGGTCGGTTTTCTCAgag GTGATGCACAGCCGGTTATAGAGGGACAATTAAAGGAGAAAAAGGGGAAGTGGCGGCTTTTCAGGAGGTGGCGGACAAGATATTTTACATTGTCAGGGGCACATTTGTCGTGTAGAGGCTCG AGCGGCGGCGAATCAATCGACGTGAACCAGATCCGTTCGGTGAAGGTGTCGAGGGGCGCGAGGAACATACCGAAGGCGTTCGAAATATTCACCGGCAACCAGACGTTGATCCTGAAGCCGAAGGACGGCAAGAATGCGGAGGAGTGGGTCCAGTGTTTGAACATCGTGGTGGCCCACTCCCATGCCAAGGAGCTGCCGGGCAAAAGCAATTCGTTACCCGCACGGGGTATCAGTTCTAGTCGAACAGTCATTTGA